The window ATCAGAACCATACGTCTGAGAGGCCATTCCTCATGGTATTTGCTCGCCCAGAGAGGCGTGAAATTCCAAAACGGGCTCTAGGCGGAAGGCGACTTGGGCGGCAGCAGCAGTTTGCCTTCCAGCGGCGTGCTCAGCACGATGCTGGTGTCGCAGGTAAAGCCCATAGCGATCAGTTCGCCGAGCATGGTTTCCAGCGCGCCCACATCCGGCACGGCCACCTTCAGGATGCAGGAGTTGTCGCCGGTCACGCTGTGGCATTCCAGCACGCCGTCATGCGCGCCGGCCCAGCGCACCAGCGTGGGGTCGTTGCGGCCCGAGTCCTGCACGCCGATAAAGGCGGTGATGGTGCGGCCCAGCGGACGGCTGGCCACGCGCACGCCGTAGCCCAGAATCACGCCCGCGTCCTCCAGACGGCGTACGCGCTCGGTCACGGCGGGAGCCGAGAGGCCCACCCGGCGGCCCAGTTCACGCATGGACAGCCGTGAATCGGTCTGAAGTTCCTGCAGGATGCGGTGGTCCAGGGGATCGAGCGAGCCGCCGGTTTGTCTCATCATCAGAGCTTAACACCCTGCTTGGCGTTTGCAAGGTCAGGCATGGCGTTTGCCACCAGAGCGGCCAGCCGACCCCACCACTTTGCCGGTCTCCGGGCCTTCCAAAGGGATGTGCTGGACGGAAAGAATAGAGGTCAAGCAACTCACGTTTCTCTTTTCTCCCGGAGGTTCATCATGTCCCATGCTTCCCTGCATCCCCAGGCGACCACCCGCAGCCAGCAGATGCTGCCCCGAGGCCACCGCGCCGCCAAGTGGCGCGACGTGCCCGACGAGCAGTGGTACGACTGGAAATGGCAGCTGAAAAACCGCATCAATTCCGTGGCTGAACTGGAAGAGGTCATTCGCCTCACCGAGAGCGAGCGGCTGGGGGCCAGTGCCGAGGGCATCTTCCGTCTGGACATCACCCCGTACTTCGCCTCGTTGATGGACGCCGAGGACCCCACCTGCCCGGTGCGCCGTCAGGTGATTCCCACCCACCATGAGCTCGAACCCTTTACCTCCATGATGGAAGACTCGCTGGCCGAGGACAAGCACAGCCCCGTGCCTGGTCTGGTTCACCGCTACCCCGACCGGGTGCTGATGCTGGTGACCACCCAGTGCGCGAGTTACTGCCGTTACTGCACGCGCAGCCGCATCGTGGGCGATCCGTCCGAGACCTTCAATCTGGCCGAGTACGAGGCGCAGCTCAATTACCTGCGCAACACCCCGCAGGTGCGCGACGTGCTGCTCTCGGGCGGCGATCCGCTGACCCTGGCCCCCAAGGTGCTGGGCCGCCTGCTCTCGGAACTGCGCAAGATCGAGCACATCGAGATCATCCGCATCGGCACGCGTGTGCCCGTGTTCATGCCCATGCGCGTCACCGAGGAACTGTGCGAGGTGCTGTCGCAGAACCACCCGGTCTGGATGAACATCCACGTCAACCACCCCAAGGAGATCACGCCGGAGGTGGCCGAGGCCTGCGACCGCCTGACCCGTGCGGGCGTGCCGCTGGGCAACCAGAGTGTGCTGCTGCGCGGCATCAACGACCACCCGGTGATCATGCAGAAGCTGCTGCGCGAGCTGGTCAAGATCCGGGTGCGTCCGTACTACATCTACCAGTGCGACCTCGTGCACGGCGCGGGCCACCTGCGGACCACCGTGAGCAAGGGCCTGGAGATCATGGAGAGCCTGCGCGGGCATACCTCCGGCTACAGCATTCCCACCTACGTGGTGGACGCCCCTGGCGGCGGCGGCAAGATTCCGGTGGCTCCCAACTATGTGCTGTCGCACAGCCCCGACAAGCTCATCCTGCGCAACTTTGAGGGCTACATCGCCGCGTACACCGAGCCGACCGATTACACCGGCCCCGACATGGCCGTGCCGGCCGAGTGGCGGCGCAAGGAACCCGGTCAGAGCGGCATCTACGGCCTGATGGAAGGCGAGCGCATTTCCATCGAGCCCGCCGGCTTCAGCGAGACGCACCACCGGCCCGGCGAGGTCCAGCACCGTCTGAACAGCCGTGAGGACAAGTGGGCGGCGTACGGCGTCGGCGCGGTCAGCGTGAGCGACACGGCCCCGGACGGCAA of the Deinococcus aerophilus genome contains:
- a CDS encoding KamA family radical SAM protein, with protein sequence MSHASLHPQATTRSQQMLPRGHRAAKWRDVPDEQWYDWKWQLKNRINSVAELEEVIRLTESERLGASAEGIFRLDITPYFASLMDAEDPTCPVRRQVIPTHHELEPFTSMMEDSLAEDKHSPVPGLVHRYPDRVLMLVTTQCASYCRYCTRSRIVGDPSETFNLAEYEAQLNYLRNTPQVRDVLLSGGDPLTLAPKVLGRLLSELRKIEHIEIIRIGTRVPVFMPMRVTEELCEVLSQNHPVWMNIHVNHPKEITPEVAEACDRLTRAGVPLGNQSVLLRGINDHPVIMQKLLRELVKIRVRPYYIYQCDLVHGAGHLRTTVSKGLEIMESLRGHTSGYSIPTYVVDAPGGGGKIPVAPNYVLSHSPDKLILRNFEGYIAAYTEPTDYTGPDMAVPAEWRRKEPGQSGIYGLMEGERISIEPAGFSETHHRPGEVQHRLNSREDKWAAYGVGAVSVSDTAPDGKSNEPIPVHSGD
- a CDS encoding Lrp/AsnC family transcriptional regulator; this translates as MRQTGGSLDPLDHRILQELQTDSRLSMRELGRRVGLSAPAVTERVRRLEDAGVILGYGVRVASRPLGRTITAFIGVQDSGRNDPTLVRWAGAHDGVLECHSVTGDNSCILKVAVPDVGALETMLGELIAMGFTCDTSIVLSTPLEGKLLLPPKSPSA